From a single Moritella sp. Urea-trap-13 genomic region:
- the gspM gene encoding type II secretion system protein GspM: MKAHWQQLEQKEKQLISILIATLLLAGGYWLLWQPLQNDIVNTQRKVNVQTQTLADVKVLGQKITDLQGGQVNRADAGDLNQLVSRSAASNKIAITRIQAKADSLQVWIDDVNFNQLTAWLEKLNKQYAIEIQNIDLSVSDTKGMVKVRRLQLGKRT; the protein is encoded by the coding sequence ATGAAAGCACATTGGCAACAATTAGAGCAAAAAGAAAAGCAACTTATTAGCATATTAATTGCGACCTTGCTGCTTGCTGGTGGCTATTGGCTACTTTGGCAACCGTTACAAAATGACATTGTTAATACCCAACGCAAAGTTAACGTACAGACCCAAACATTAGCCGATGTTAAAGTGCTTGGGCAAAAAATCACCGACTTACAGGGTGGGCAAGTTAATCGTGCTGATGCGGGCGATCTGAATCAACTTGTTAGTCGCAGTGCCGCGAGTAATAAAATAGCCATCACACGTATTCAAGCTAAAGCAGATTCATTGCAAGTATGGATTGATGATGTCAATTTTAATCAACTGACCGCATGGTTAGAAAAATTAAATAAACAATACGCTATTGAGATCCAAAATATCGACTTGAGTGTCTCTGATACTAAAGGCATGGTTAAAGTACGTCGTTTACAGTTAGGAAAAAGAACATGA
- a CDS encoding sodium-dependent transporter — MSTISTTIDTAKRGQFSSRFGFIMAAAGSAVGVGNIWGFPTQAASNGGGAFLLVYLVLIFMLGYPMLIAELMIGRHGQTNPANALSKLAKSKSVKLIGITIGLAAIVTSALIFSFYGILSGWFISNTLAPIAEIMGAATTASWLVDMSLSRNVIFTVIFAMFTILVIQQGVEDGIEKWSKRLMPLLFLMLIAAMLYIVTQPGAELGIRALLIPDFSRIMDRDVLIGALGQTFFSLSLGSGCMMVYGSYLNKKENIAKLAAQVTLMDTAVAFVAGMVILPAMYVASHNGVEIFAADGSLLSSDTLVFTVLPALFETMGAAQYPISILFFALLFVAALTSAIGMMESPTSYLAERATMTRKKAAYIVGTIVTALSLVIVFNFSTLFGFVITLTTQYAQPLISLGVAIFAGWVWSRKGLMAEIREQEGVTEHSIFWKIWPVYVKFVCPVLVLILVFASFQ, encoded by the coding sequence ATGTCTACCATCAGTACAACAATAGACACCGCTAAACGCGGCCAGTTTAGTTCAAGGTTTGGTTTCATAATGGCAGCCGCAGGCTCTGCTGTGGGTGTGGGTAATATTTGGGGCTTCCCAACGCAAGCAGCCAGTAACGGTGGTGGTGCTTTTTTACTGGTTTATCTTGTACTGATTTTTATGCTTGGTTACCCGATGCTTATTGCAGAGTTGATGATCGGTCGTCATGGACAAACAAACCCAGCGAATGCATTAAGCAAACTAGCTAAAAGTAAAAGCGTTAAATTAATAGGCATTACCATTGGTCTTGCTGCAATTGTTACCTCAGCGCTTATTTTCTCGTTCTACGGTATTTTATCAGGTTGGTTTATCAGCAATACCTTAGCGCCGATTGCTGAAATAATGGGAGCCGCAACAACAGCAAGCTGGTTGGTTGATATGTCACTGTCACGTAATGTGATCTTTACGGTGATATTCGCGATGTTTACCATCTTAGTGATCCAGCAAGGTGTTGAAGACGGCATTGAGAAATGGTCTAAACGTTTAATGCCACTGCTATTTTTAATGCTGATTGCGGCAATGCTTTACATTGTCACTCAGCCTGGCGCAGAGTTAGGTATACGCGCATTATTGATTCCAGATTTCAGCCGCATTATGGACCGCGATGTATTGATTGGGGCATTAGGCCAAACATTCTTCTCATTATCATTAGGCAGTGGTTGCATGATGGTATACGGCTCTTACTTAAACAAAAAAGAAAACATTGCGAAGTTAGCAGCGCAAGTAACATTAATGGATACAGCTGTCGCATTCGTTGCAGGTATGGTGATCTTACCGGCGATGTATGTTGCATCGCACAATGGTGTTGAGATCTTCGCTGCAGACGGGAGTTTACTAAGCTCAGATACACTGGTATTTACAGTATTACCGGCCTTATTTGAAACCATGGGTGCTGCACAATACCCCATTTCAATTCTATTTTTTGCATTGTTATTTGTTGCCGCATTGACCTCTGCGATTGGCATGATGGAGTCTCCGACAAGTTACCTTGCAGAGCGTGCCACAATGACGCGTAAAAAAGCCGCTTATATCGTTGGTACTATCGTAACGGCATTAAGCTTGGTAATTGTATTTAACTTCTCGACACTGTTTGGTTTTGTTATTACGCTGACAACACAATATGCACAACCACTTATTAGTTTGGGTGTGGCTATTTTCGCTGGTTGGGTTTGGAGTCGTAAAGGCTTAATGGCTGAAATCAGAGAGCAAGAAGGTGTCACAGAACATTCTATCTTCTGGAAGATCTGGCCTGTGTATGTGAAATTTGTCTGCCCTGTATTAGTGCTTATTCTGGTGTTTGCGTCATTCCAATAA
- the gspJ gene encoding type II secretion system minor pseudopilin GspJ codes for MNRQPTMHQRGFTLIEMMIAIAIFALLSLGAYQVLQGVLRSDEVSRERGDSLKQLQRAMVIVERDFQQMNARNNRSDDELTAMPLQAGKFMFDSDDDGIAFTRSGWRNPLSQLPRSSLQRVIYRVKDAHLERLSYVYLDPASGEEPKTKLILENVESMIFEFYQDKKWVDTWSNKKALPDGVRVTLTLKRFGEIQRIFLLPKAKIDSDNSSAEEQS; via the coding sequence ATGAACCGACAGCCTACAATGCATCAACGTGGTTTTACGTTGATCGAAATGATGATCGCCATTGCTATTTTTGCTTTGCTCAGCTTAGGTGCTTATCAAGTGCTACAAGGTGTATTACGCAGTGATGAAGTATCGAGAGAGCGCGGTGATAGTCTAAAGCAACTGCAACGGGCGATGGTTATTGTCGAGCGTGACTTTCAACAAATGAATGCCCGTAATAATCGCAGTGATGACGAACTGACTGCAATGCCATTACAAGCTGGAAAGTTTATGTTTGATAGTGATGACGATGGTATTGCTTTTACACGCAGCGGTTGGCGCAATCCATTATCACAGCTACCACGCTCCTCATTACAGCGGGTCATATACCGAGTTAAAGATGCGCATTTAGAGCGATTAAGTTATGTCTACTTAGACCCTGCTAGCGGTGAAGAGCCGAAGACCAAGCTAATTTTAGAAAATGTCGAATCAATGATATTTGAATTTTATCAAGATAAAAAATGGGTAGATACTTGGAGTAATAAAAAAGCCTTACCTGATGGCGTCAGAGTAACACTGACATTAAAGCGTTTTGGTGAGATCCAGCGTATATTTTTATTACCTAAGGCTAAGATAGATAGTGATAATAGCAGCGCTGAGGAACAAAGCTAA
- a CDS encoding DUF1422 family protein: MTTKNQAGYKPLYFAFLAGLCGNATLATLTTSEVQFSIFPLIALALVAYNWYQVYMTSAIESHISKSSLGLFAIGVLTYTTFVRMEYPELGSNFLPLMLVLGLSVWVAKTIGVFSPKVEA; the protein is encoded by the coding sequence ATGACGACAAAAAATCAAGCAGGTTACAAACCATTATATTTTGCTTTTTTAGCAGGCTTATGTGGCAATGCAACGTTAGCAACCTTAACCACGAGTGAAGTTCAGTTTAGTATTTTCCCACTCATTGCATTAGCGCTGGTGGCTTATAATTGGTATCAAGTTTATATGACAAGTGCCATTGAGAGTCATATCAGTAAATCATCGTTAGGTTTGTTTGCGATAGGAGTACTGACATATACCACGTTCGTACGTATGGAATATCCAGAACTGGGCAGTAACTTTTTACCTTTAATGTTGGTATTGGGTTTGTCTGTTTGGGTTGCAAAAACGATTGGTGTGTTTAGTCCTAAAGTAGAAGCTTAA
- the nudE gene encoding ADP compounds hydrolase NudE, translating into MTHQKPKILNSNIIAESRLFKVESVSLRFSNGVERTYERMKGGGHGAVMMVPVDADNNLILIREYAVGTERYELGFPKGAIDKGETPLVAANRELMEEVGVGAKTLTLLKEVNLAPSYFSAHMQIYLAQDLYPESREGDEPEPLEIIKWPLARANELLDNDEITESRAICALLLALKQLDK; encoded by the coding sequence ATGACACATCAAAAACCCAAAATATTGAACTCGAATATCATCGCAGAAAGTCGATTATTTAAAGTTGAGTCTGTTTCACTGCGTTTCTCTAATGGTGTTGAACGTACTTACGAAAGAATGAAAGGTGGTGGTCACGGCGCCGTCATGATGGTCCCTGTCGATGCGGATAACAATCTTATTTTGATCCGTGAGTATGCCGTTGGTACAGAGCGCTATGAGCTCGGTTTTCCTAAAGGGGCTATCGATAAAGGTGAAACGCCATTAGTTGCAGCTAACCGAGAATTAATGGAAGAGGTAGGCGTTGGGGCTAAAACGCTAACTTTACTTAAAGAAGTCAATTTGGCACCGAGCTATTTTTCTGCTCACATGCAGATCTATCTTGCACAGGATTTATATCCTGAATCACGTGAGGGAGATGAACCAGAACCGCTTGAGATTATAAAGTGGCCACTAGCGAGAGCCAATGAACTCCTTGATAATGATGAGATCACAGAATCTCGTGCTATTTGTGCATTATTACTTGCCCTAAAACAATTAGATAAGTAA
- the gspK gene encoding type II secretion system minor pseudopilin GspK codes for MRSASKQHGIALLTVLLILAVMVIIAGNMSSRLQLELRRTSNIITHQQALWYAYGAEALVEKGLKQALKDDDTINLDQYWATEGMVYPVENGQIGGQVLDMQACFNVNAVAGEDKDGEAPLAVRQFRNLLEQLELDAYEAEQLSDALRDWIDEDSNVVSSYGVEDAYYESLDYPYQAGNQRLLNVSELRAIKGFNQPIYRKVRPYLCALPTATLKINVNTIALDKPEVLAGMFSGKLSLDLAKTILEQRPTSGWATIVDFLSLASLKGIEMSAVEKSSFDVKSSYFVALLQAEFGSATMKLESLFNAESKDNVYVIRRQFGGAQ; via the coding sequence ATGAGAAGTGCGTCTAAACAGCATGGTATTGCGTTGCTGACCGTGTTGCTCATCCTTGCAGTCATGGTGATAATTGCGGGTAATATGTCGTCGCGATTACAGCTAGAGTTGCGCCGTACTAGTAACATCATCACGCATCAGCAAGCATTATGGTACGCCTATGGTGCAGAAGCCTTGGTTGAGAAAGGCTTAAAACAAGCATTAAAAGATGACGACACCATCAACTTAGATCAATATTGGGCAACAGAAGGCATGGTATATCCAGTTGAGAATGGCCAGATTGGCGGTCAGGTTTTGGATATGCAAGCCTGCTTTAATGTCAATGCAGTAGCAGGTGAAGACAAAGACGGTGAAGCTCCATTAGCAGTACGCCAATTTAGAAATCTATTAGAACAGCTTGAATTAGATGCCTATGAAGCAGAGCAGTTGAGTGATGCATTACGTGACTGGATTGATGAAGATAGCAATGTTGTATCGAGCTATGGTGTGGAAGACGCTTATTATGAGTCGCTTGATTACCCTTATCAAGCGGGCAACCAGCGATTATTAAATGTCAGTGAATTAAGGGCAATCAAAGGTTTTAATCAGCCTATTTACCGTAAGGTTCGCCCTTATCTTTGTGCGTTACCTACCGCGACATTAAAGATTAACGTTAATACCATTGCTCTGGATAAACCAGAGGTATTAGCAGGTATGTTTTCAGGCAAGCTATCGTTAGACCTTGCTAAAACTATTTTGGAACAACGACCAACAAGTGGTTGGGCGACTATCGTCGATTTTTTGTCGTTAGCTTCCTTAAAAGGTATTGAAATGAGCGCCGTAGAGAAGAGTAGCTTTGATGTGAAAAGTAGCTATTTCGTCGCCCTGTTACAGGCTGAATTTGGCAGTGCCACGATGAAGCTAGAGTCACTTTTTAACGCTGAAAGCAAAGATAATGTTTATGTTATACGTCGACAATTCGGAGGAGCTCAATGA
- the trmA gene encoding tRNA (uridine(54)-C5)-methyltransferase TrmA, with amino-acid sequence MIEMHPDNYQSQLDDKATRQRDLFKKFSPPELEIFDSPAENYRLRAEFRVWHDGDDLYYIMFNQDTKQKFKIDYFLPGSKLINEIMPTLIAELKKSKLLRFKLFQVDFLSTLSGELLVSLLYHRQLSDEWIAEAKALKEKLSEHFNINIIGRAKKQKVVLDREFVVEELTVAGKQLKYQQVENSFTQPNGIVNQKMLEWALDVTKDCSGDLLELYCGNGNFSIALAPNFNKVLATEISKSSVQSAQYNIAENGLDNLTILRLSAEEFTIAIKGEREFNRLKAANVDLTTFNCNTIFVDPPRAGLDAETVKMVQEYDNIVYISCSPETLSDNLESLSQTHNIERFALFDQFPYTHHVESGVYLTKKVNEEG; translated from the coding sequence ATGATCGAAATGCACCCTGACAACTACCAATCACAACTTGACGATAAAGCCACTCGTCAACGTGATCTATTTAAAAAATTCTCACCGCCAGAATTAGAAATATTTGACTCTCCAGCAGAAAACTACCGTCTACGCGCAGAGTTTCGTGTTTGGCATGACGGCGATGACCTTTACTACATCATGTTTAATCAAGATACCAAGCAAAAATTCAAAATCGATTACTTCTTACCTGGTAGTAAATTGATCAATGAGATCATGCCAACGTTAATCGCTGAATTAAAAAAATCGAAATTATTACGCTTTAAACTTTTTCAAGTCGATTTTTTGTCAACACTCAGTGGTGAACTGTTAGTCAGCTTACTTTATCACCGCCAGTTAAGTGATGAATGGATTGCAGAAGCAAAAGCATTAAAAGAAAAACTAAGCGAACATTTCAATATCAACATTATCGGTCGCGCTAAAAAACAAAAAGTGGTACTAGATCGTGAGTTCGTGGTTGAAGAATTAACCGTTGCTGGCAAACAGTTAAAATATCAACAAGTGGAAAATAGCTTCACCCAACCAAACGGTATTGTGAATCAGAAAATGCTCGAATGGGCATTAGATGTTACCAAAGATTGTAGCGGTGATTTACTTGAGTTGTATTGTGGTAATGGCAACTTTTCTATTGCCCTCGCACCAAATTTCAACAAAGTATTAGCGACAGAAATATCAAAATCGTCGGTACAATCTGCGCAATATAATATCGCAGAAAATGGCCTAGACAACTTAACGATCTTACGCTTATCCGCTGAAGAATTTACTATTGCCATTAAAGGTGAACGTGAATTCAACCGCCTTAAAGCGGCAAACGTTGATTTGACAACGTTCAATTGCAACACTATTTTTGTCGATCCGCCACGTGCAGGCCTTGATGCAGAAACAGTTAAGATGGTGCAAGAGTACGATAATATCGTTTATATATCTTGCAGCCCTGAGACTCTGAGTGACAACTTAGAGTCTTTAAGCCAAACGCATAATATTGAACGTTTTGCACTCTTCGACCAATTCCCGTATACCCATCATGTTGAGTCTGGTGTTTACTTAACTAAAAAAGTGAACGAAGAAGGTTAA
- the gspL gene encoding type II secretion system protein GspL yields the protein MSEQLVVRLGSESRQAIHWLVWSTVEREIIASGILACAEDLVELKSRAGGRPIITLIPSCDITFKDVELPGRSNKQLLNALPYMLEQELSSDIDKLHFSILDKLANTVSVAVIAHEKMQLWQSWLADAELVCEQYIPDALTLPYSDEHWSAVELDGQWLIRQTPTQGLCIESELLEFVLASTESSEEEDVSSAAAVMSYSAIDALGLDNWQQGHIELPMKLCAEGAIASRYNLLQGQYKVVREKNVALKLWRGSAIAACLAMVMIFANQFVTLNKLEQQQSALESEIKQVYKTVFKPKKMRLNTRLVKKQMQSRLNDLRGGGDNTGFLVMLSQLTPTFKQLSGIQPISVRFDTKQATLRLQVSATDFQVFDKLKSSLSTQFDVEQGTLSQQNGRVQGTLDIKGKR from the coding sequence ATGAGTGAGCAATTAGTAGTTAGACTTGGTAGTGAAAGTCGACAAGCAATACATTGGTTAGTGTGGTCAACAGTAGAACGCGAGATCATTGCATCGGGTATTTTGGCTTGTGCAGAAGACCTTGTTGAACTTAAATCGCGCGCTGGTGGCCGACCAATTATCACCTTAATACCAAGTTGTGATATCACCTTTAAAGATGTAGAACTACCTGGGCGCAGTAACAAACAATTACTTAATGCCTTGCCTTATATGCTAGAACAAGAATTGAGTAGTGATATTGATAAGCTACACTTTTCGATATTAGACAAGCTTGCAAATACAGTTTCCGTTGCGGTTATTGCCCATGAAAAAATGCAGCTTTGGCAATCTTGGTTAGCAGATGCAGAGTTAGTATGTGAACAATATATTCCCGATGCTTTAACTTTACCCTACAGTGACGAGCACTGGAGTGCGGTCGAATTGGATGGCCAATGGTTAATTAGACAGACACCGACGCAAGGGTTATGTATTGAAAGTGAGTTGTTAGAGTTTGTCTTAGCTTCCACAGAGTCTTCCGAGGAGGAGGACGTCAGTAGCGCAGCAGCTGTGATGAGTTACTCTGCTATCGATGCACTTGGGTTGGATAATTGGCAGCAAGGTCATATAGAGTTACCGATGAAGCTATGCGCTGAGGGCGCGATCGCTAGCCGTTATAATTTATTGCAAGGCCAGTACAAAGTGGTACGTGAAAAAAACGTGGCATTAAAATTATGGCGCGGTAGTGCTATTGCTGCATGCTTGGCTATGGTGATGATATTTGCCAATCAATTTGTCACCTTAAATAAACTAGAACAACAACAATCAGCGTTAGAAAGCGAGATTAAACAAGTCTATAAAACGGTGTTTAAACCGAAGAAAATGCGTTTGAATACGCGTTTAGTAAAAAAACAAATGCAAAGTAGATTAAATGATTTACGTGGCGGTGGTGATAACACTGGTTTCTTAGTTATGCTGAGTCAACTAACACCGACATTTAAACAGCTATCAGGTATTCAACCTATTTCGGTTCGGTTTGATACCAAGCAAGCGACATTACGGTTACAAGTAAGTGCCACAGATTTTCAAGTATTTGATAAATTAAAATCTTCGCTATCAACGCAATTTGACGTTGAGCAGGGAACTTTGAGTCAACAAAATGGTCGAGTTCAAGGCACGCTTGATATAAAGGGTAAAAGATGA
- the cysQ gene encoding 3'(2'),5'-bisphosphate nucleotidase CysQ, whose protein sequence is MQVMTLIPALKKIARATGTVIYDIYQSGEFEQEIKLDHTPVTSADIAAHQYLSAQLTQLTPDIPILSEEDCDVAVSERQSWETYWLLDPLDGTQEFISRSGDFATIIALVHKNKPILGMIYGPKDDVLYWAVDGEGAYKETTAGEEQIFSHTCPQPLASLNVVVSRVQNPDNIRQLVADDIDLELQSLGSASLKGCLVAEGKADCYIRFGLTGEWDTAGTQCIVAEAGGAIVDLNLNPLSYNQRETLKNPDFIVFGDRNLNWSEILTG, encoded by the coding sequence ATGCAAGTAATGACCTTAATTCCAGCGTTAAAAAAAATTGCACGTGCCACAGGTACTGTAATCTATGATATTTATCAGTCGGGTGAGTTTGAACAAGAAATTAAGCTTGATCATACACCTGTCACCAGTGCCGATATCGCCGCACACCAATATCTCTCTGCACAGCTCACGCAGCTGACCCCCGATATCCCTATTCTATCTGAAGAAGATTGTGATGTTGCAGTTTCAGAACGCCAGTCGTGGGAGACTTATTGGTTATTAGACCCATTAGATGGCACCCAAGAGTTTATTTCTCGTAGTGGTGATTTTGCGACAATTATTGCATTGGTACATAAGAATAAGCCTATTTTGGGGATGATCTATGGTCCAAAGGATGACGTACTTTATTGGGCTGTTGATGGTGAAGGCGCTTACAAAGAAACGACTGCAGGTGAAGAGCAAATATTCAGTCATACATGCCCACAACCTCTAGCAAGTCTAAATGTTGTTGTGAGCCGAGTTCAGAACCCTGATAACATCCGTCAGTTAGTCGCAGATGATATTGATCTAGAATTACAATCTTTAGGCTCTGCGAGCTTAAAGGGCTGTTTAGTCGCCGAAGGTAAAGCAGATTGTTATATACGCTTTGGTCTTACTGGTGAGTGGGATACTGCTGGTACCCAATGTATCGTAGCTGAAGCGGGTGGTGCTATTGTTGATTTGAATTTAAACCCGTTATCTTATAATCAGCGTGAAACATTAAAGAACCCTGATTTTATTGTCTTTGGAGATCGAAATTTAAATTGGTCTGAGATTTTAACTGGTTAA
- the fabR gene encoding HTH-type transcriptional repressor FabR: protein MTGIRAQQKEKTRRSLINASFRLVTAERSYSNLSLREVAREAGIAPTSFYRHFCDMEELGLTMVDEGGLTLRQLMRQARQRIETGGSVIQTSVETFMEFVEQNPNIFRVLLRERSGTSAAFRAAVSRELRHFSHELTDYIELSTKLNRDEATIQSEAMVTIVFNAGAEALDLSNEERRALSERTIMQLRMIAKGAAVLKMTRGITL from the coding sequence ATGACCGGAATTAGAGCCCAGCAAAAAGAAAAAACCCGTCGTTCACTGATCAACGCGTCATTTCGCTTGGTGACCGCTGAACGCAGCTATTCAAATTTGAGCTTACGTGAAGTAGCACGTGAGGCTGGGATCGCGCCCACGTCTTTTTATCGTCATTTTTGCGATATGGAAGAGTTAGGTTTAACCATGGTTGATGAAGGTGGCCTTACATTAAGGCAACTGATGCGGCAGGCACGACAACGTATCGAAACCGGTGGTAGTGTTATCCAAACCTCGGTTGAAACATTTATGGAATTTGTTGAACAGAATCCCAATATTTTTCGTGTGCTATTACGTGAACGATCTGGTACTTCAGCTGCGTTCCGCGCTGCGGTTTCTCGTGAGCTTCGTCATTTTAGTCACGAGCTGACAGACTATATAGAGCTGTCAACAAAGTTAAATCGTGATGAAGCGACGATCCAATCTGAGGCAATGGTCACAATTGTTTTTAATGCTGGCGCTGAAGCACTCGATTTATCGAACGAAGAACGTCGTGCATTGTCTGAACGTACTATAATGCAATTGAGAATGATTGCAAAAGGCGCAGCGGTACTAAAAATGACAAGAGGTATTACGCTGTAA
- a CDS encoding type II secretion system protein N: MRSKLLMLGFVTAAYGSFLVGTLPASLALSYIDLPANIALNQVEGTVWQGQVKRISFNHIDVEDVRWDTSVMALLTGSAQVSIEFGRGKNSLRGSGELGYSSSGAYAQDFTASASSEWLIRASNAPLPVTTKGIVKLTIAELQQGQPWCEQLNGQLSWSNAAIESLLGNVEIDSAVADLSCDNGAIVANIKQGSKQLKLSGVAKLESKGKYSLSAVLVPSNELPESIRSNLRYIGKENAKGEYKINYVGRI; this comes from the coding sequence ATGAGAAGTAAACTCTTAATGTTAGGCTTTGTCACTGCTGCTTATGGCTCGTTTCTTGTCGGCACATTGCCAGCTTCATTAGCATTATCTTATATTGATCTTCCCGCTAACATAGCGCTAAACCAAGTCGAAGGTACAGTGTGGCAAGGTCAAGTAAAACGAATATCGTTTAATCATATCGACGTCGAAGATGTACGCTGGGATACCTCTGTTATGGCATTGTTGACCGGCTCAGCACAAGTCTCTATTGAATTCGGCCGCGGTAAAAACAGCTTACGCGGTAGTGGTGAACTCGGTTATTCAAGTAGCGGTGCTTATGCTCAAGACTTTACCGCGTCAGCAAGCTCTGAATGGCTTATTCGCGCAAGCAATGCGCCATTGCCGGTGACTACAAAGGGTATTGTTAAATTAACTATCGCAGAGCTGCAGCAAGGGCAACCTTGGTGTGAACAACTAAACGGCCAATTGAGTTGGTCTAATGCGGCAATTGAATCATTATTAGGTAATGTTGAAATCGACTCAGCAGTTGCTGATTTGAGCTGTGATAACGGTGCCATTGTTGCCAATATTAAGCAGGGTTCTAAGCAACTTAAATTATCTGGTGTCGCCAAGTTAGAAAGTAAAGGCAAATACAGCCTATCCGCAGTGTTGGTACCAAGTAATGAATTACCTGAATCAATACGCAGTAATCTACGCTATATTGGTAAAGAAAATGCCAAAGGCGAATATAAGATTAATTACGTAGGGCGGATATAA